One Crocosphaera sp. UHCC 0190 DNA window includes the following coding sequences:
- the kaiC gene encoding circadian clock protein KaiC — MTPDNEKDYLEKLETAIPGFDFLSEGGLPKGRATLIAGTAGSSKTIFACQFLVEGIKRGENGVFVTFEEPPKALRKNMRGFGWNIAQWELERKWAFVDASPQPGERMIVTGEYDLGGLISRIEYAIRKYDAKRVSLDSLGAIFSHLTDSAQVRNDLFCLASALRELGVTAIMTAERIQEYGEISRYGVEEFVADNVVILRNVLADEKRRRTIEILKYRGTDHQKGEYPFTIIPGRGVVIVPLSAIELEQKSSNIRITSGSEELDRMCGGGFFRDSVILVSGATGTGKTLMVTEFMAGGVESNERCLIFAFEESREQLFRNAIGWGVDFEQMEMEGKLKVVCRYPETTGLETHLINMKETIDEFKPNRVAVDSLSALERVSSLKGFREFIIGLTSFIKQKEIGGLFTSTTPNLLGGSSITEAHISTITDSIILLRYVEMYGEMRRGITVLKMRGSMHDKDIREFSIDHQGMHIGKPFRNVTGILSGSPMYTAQNEVDRLSNMFE, encoded by the coding sequence ATGACTCCAGACAACGAAAAAGACTATCTTGAAAAATTAGAAACTGCCATTCCTGGGTTTGATTTTTTATCAGAAGGAGGACTTCCCAAAGGACGAGCCACATTAATTGCTGGAACCGCAGGCAGTTCTAAAACCATTTTTGCTTGTCAGTTTCTCGTCGAAGGGATTAAACGAGGAGAAAATGGGGTATTTGTCACCTTTGAAGAACCCCCCAAAGCTCTACGCAAAAATATGCGGGGGTTTGGCTGGAATATTGCCCAATGGGAACTCGAACGAAAATGGGCCTTTGTGGATGCTTCACCCCAACCAGGGGAACGGATGATAGTGACAGGAGAGTATGACCTAGGAGGGTTAATTTCTCGTATTGAATACGCCATTCGTAAATATGATGCAAAACGGGTTTCTCTGGACTCTTTGGGGGCAATTTTTAGTCATTTAACCGATAGCGCACAGGTCAGAAATGACCTATTTTGTTTAGCTTCAGCCTTAAGAGAATTAGGCGTAACTGCCATTATGACAGCGGAAAGAATCCAGGAATACGGTGAAATTAGTCGCTATGGAGTAGAAGAATTCGTAGCAGATAATGTGGTGATTTTGCGAAATGTTTTAGCCGATGAAAAGCGTCGTCGTACCATTGAAATTTTAAAATATCGCGGCACTGATCACCAAAAAGGAGAATATCCTTTTACGATTATTCCTGGTCGGGGTGTGGTGATTGTTCCCTTATCAGCGATTGAATTAGAACAAAAATCTTCTAATATTCGGATTACCTCTGGAAGTGAAGAATTAGATCGGATGTGTGGCGGTGGTTTCTTCCGAGATTCTGTTATTTTGGTTTCTGGGGCCACAGGAACGGGTAAAACTTTAATGGTGACGGAATTTATGGCCGGTGGGGTTGAAAGTAATGAACGATGTTTAATTTTTGCTTTTGAAGAAAGTCGAGAACAATTATTTCGTAATGCTATTGGTTGGGGGGTTGATTTTGAGCAGATGGAAATGGAAGGTAAACTCAAGGTGGTCTGTCGTTATCCTGAAACGACAGGGTTAGAAACTCATTTGATTAATATGAAGGAAACCATCGACGAGTTTAAACCGAATCGTGTGGCAGTTGATAGTTTATCAGCGTTAGAACGGGTTTCAAGCTTGAAAGGATTTCGAGAATTTATTATTGGTTTAACCTCTTTTATTAAACAGAAAGAAATTGGGGGATTATTTACCTCAACTACTCCGAACTTATTGGGGGGTTCATCGATTACAGAGGCCCATATTTCAACCATTACAGACTCAATTATTTTGTTGCGTTATGTGGAAATGTATGGGGAAATGCGGCGCGGAATTACGGTGTTAAAAATGCGGGGTTCTATGCACGATAAAGATATTCGGGAATTTTCCATTGATCATCAAGGGATGCACATTGGTAAACCTTTCCGTAATGTGACAGGAATTTTATCCGGTTCCCCTATGTATACTGCTCAAAATGAAGTTGATAGGTTAAGTAATATGTTTGAGTAA
- the kaiB gene encoding circadian clock protein KaiB, protein MSQKYHLKLYITGNTVNSKRAIANLFRICHEELQDQYTVEIIDVLEQPQKAEQEKILVTPTLIKQLPPPLQRIIGDMSNTQKVLLGLDVIAQELDKI, encoded by the coding sequence ATGAGTCAAAAATATCACTTAAAACTCTACATTACAGGCAATACCGTCAATTCCAAAAGAGCGATCGCCAATCTTTTTCGGATTTGCCATGAAGAACTCCAAGATCAATATACCGTAGAAATTATTGATGTCCTAGAACAACCCCAAAAAGCCGAACAAGAAAAGATTTTAGTCACCCCCACCCTGATTAAACAATTACCACCCCCCTTACAGCGCATTATCGGCGATATGTCTAATACACAAAAAGTTTTACTCGGTTTAGATGTGATCGCCCAAGAGCTAGACAAGATTTAG
- a CDS encoding DNA cytosine methyltransferase: protein MKVIDLFAGCGGLSLGFQKAGYRILAAYDNWEAAVNIYRQNFKHPIYQWDLNQYKLYLEHFRLLNPDLIIGGPPCQDFSSAGKRNENLGRGDLTISFSQIIAQVLPKFFVLENVERFNKTQKYQQSKEILQQAGYGITEKILDASLCSVPQKRKRFFWIGIYQGNEHELNFYLDNSLSSTPMTIRDYLGDKLGIKYYYRHPRSYQRRAIFSIDEPSPTIRGVNRPIPKTYQQHPGDVAPLSSNIRPLTTKERSYIQTFPDDFIWEGSKTDLEQMIGNAVPVNLAEYVAKAILNYLNNQQKIPLSIQQLSFPI, encoded by the coding sequence ATGAAAGTTATTGATTTATTTGCTGGATGTGGTGGACTATCATTGGGATTTCAAAAAGCGGGATATAGGATACTAGCTGCCTATGATAATTGGGAAGCTGCGGTTAATATTTATCGCCAAAATTTTAAACATCCTATTTATCAATGGGATCTCAATCAATATAAATTATATTTAGAACATTTTAGACTTTTAAATCCTGATCTGATTATTGGTGGGCCACCTTGCCAAGATTTTTCGAGTGCAGGAAAACGCAATGAAAACTTAGGACGAGGAGATTTAACAATTTCCTTTAGTCAAATAATTGCTCAGGTTTTGCCCAAGTTTTTTGTCTTAGAAAATGTAGAGCGTTTCAATAAAACCCAAAAATATCAACAGTCAAAAGAGATTTTGCAACAAGCAGGATATGGCATAACAGAAAAAATTTTAGATGCTAGTTTATGCAGTGTTCCTCAAAAAAGAAAGCGATTTTTCTGGATTGGCATTTATCAAGGAAATGAGCATGAATTAAACTTTTATTTAGATAATAGTTTATCCTCAACCCCGATGACAATTCGAGATTATTTAGGTGATAAACTGGGAATTAAATATTATTATAGACATCCAAGAAGTTATCAAAGACGAGCAATTTTTAGTATTGATGAACCTAGTCCAACCATTAGAGGCGTTAATCGCCCAATTCCTAAAACTTATCAACAACACCCAGGGGATGTTGCTCCCTTATCCTCAAATATTCGTCCTTTAACCACAAAAGAAAGAAGCTATATCCAAACTTTTCCTGATGATTTTATCTGGGAAGGTTCCAAAACAGACTTAGAACAAATGATAGGTAATGCCGTTCCTGTCAACTTAGCGGAATATGTCGCCAAAGCCATCCTTAACTATCTTAACAATCAGCAAAAAATACCCCTCTCAATACAACAATTGAGCTTCCCAATTTAA
- a CDS encoding photosystem I assembly protein Ycf3, whose protein sequence is MPRTQRNDNFIDKSFTVMADIILKILPANQKAKEAFVYYRDGMSAQADGEYAEALDNYYEALKLEEDGNDRSYILYNIGIIHASNGEHTKALEYYNEAIDLNPQMPSALNNVAVIYHYQGEKAKGEGNDNEAEALFDKAAEYWKQAIRLAPNNYIEAQNWLKITGRSEMDIFF, encoded by the coding sequence ATGCCACGAACTCAGCGCAATGATAATTTTATCGATAAGTCTTTTACCGTTATGGCAGATATTATCCTCAAAATTCTGCCCGCTAACCAAAAAGCAAAAGAAGCCTTTGTCTACTATCGAGATGGAATGTCCGCCCAAGCTGACGGAGAATACGCTGAAGCTCTCGATAACTATTATGAAGCTCTTAAACTAGAAGAAGATGGCAACGATCGCAGCTACATTCTCTATAATATCGGCATTATCCACGCCAGTAATGGGGAACATACCAAAGCTCTAGAGTATTATAACGAAGCCATTGACTTAAATCCCCAAATGCCCTCAGCCTTGAATAATGTTGCCGTAATTTACCACTATCAAGGAGAAAAAGCCAAAGGGGAAGGCAACGACAACGAAGCAGAAGCTCTTTTTGATAAAGCGGCAGAATACTGGAAACAAGCTATTCGCTTAGCCCCTAATAATTACATTGAAGCGCAAAATTGGCTGAAAATTACTGGCCGCTCGGAAATGGATATCTTTTTCTAG
- the lepA gene encoding translation elongation factor 4: MTDVPVSRIRNFSIIAHIDHGKSTLADRMLQVTDTVAQRQMKEQFLDNMDLERERGITIKLQAARMNYTAKDGQKYVLNLIDTPGHVDFSYEVSRSLAACEGALLVVDSSQGVEAQTLANVYLALENNLEIIPVLNKIDLPGSEPERVANEIEEVVGLDCSNIIKASAKAGIGVDEILESIVHLVPPPQDTVNEPLRALIFDSYYDAYRGVIVYFRVMDGRVKKGDRVRLMASGKEYVIDELGVLSPNQIQVDELHAGEVGYFAAAIKAVEDARVGDTITLAQKPSQEPLPGYTEAKPMVFCGLFPTDADQYGDLKEALEKLKLNDAALSYEPETSSAMGFGFRCGFLGLLHMEIVQERLEREYDLDLITTAPSVVYRVTTIDGEVFEIENPSLLPPPQKQEKVEEPYVQVEMITPETYVGTLMELCQGRRGIFKDMRYFTLSRTAVIYELPLAEVVTDFFDQLKSRTRGYASMEYHLIGYRENPLVKLEILVNGDSVDALAMIVHRDKAYYVGRALTEKLKELIPRHQFKVPIQAAIGAKIIASEHIPALRKDVLAKCYGGDISRKKKLLQKQAKGKKRMKAIGTVDVPQEAFMAVLKLEQQ, translated from the coding sequence ATGACCGACGTTCCTGTTTCTCGCATTCGCAACTTCTCCATCATCGCCCATATCGATCACGGTAAGTCCACCTTAGCGGATCGGATGTTGCAAGTGACCGACACTGTCGCACAACGACAGATGAAAGAGCAATTCCTCGATAACATGGATCTAGAACGGGAACGGGGAATCACCATCAAACTCCAAGCTGCGCGGATGAACTATACAGCCAAAGATGGTCAAAAATACGTCCTCAACCTCATCGATACCCCTGGCCACGTGGACTTTTCCTATGAAGTCTCCCGTTCTTTGGCAGCTTGTGAGGGGGCCTTATTAGTGGTAGATTCCTCCCAAGGGGTAGAAGCGCAAACCCTGGCCAATGTTTATCTTGCCTTAGAAAATAACTTAGAAATTATTCCAGTTTTAAATAAAATTGACTTACCAGGCTCAGAACCCGAACGGGTGGCCAATGAAATAGAAGAAGTCGTGGGTCTAGATTGCAGTAATATCATTAAAGCCTCTGCTAAAGCGGGAATTGGGGTGGATGAGATTTTAGAATCTATCGTTCATCTGGTTCCTCCGCCCCAGGATACGGTGAATGAACCCCTACGAGCTTTAATTTTTGATAGTTATTATGATGCCTATCGGGGGGTTATTGTTTATTTTCGGGTCATGGATGGTCGGGTGAAAAAAGGCGATCGCGTCCGTTTGATGGCCTCTGGAAAAGAATACGTAATTGATGAATTAGGGGTTCTCTCTCCTAACCAAATTCAGGTAGATGAACTCCACGCAGGAGAGGTGGGCTATTTCGCTGCTGCGATCAAAGCCGTAGAAGATGCTAGGGTGGGCGATACCATTACCTTAGCGCAAAAACCGTCCCAAGAACCCTTACCAGGCTATACAGAAGCAAAACCTATGGTCTTCTGTGGGTTATTTCCCACAGATGCAGATCAATATGGAGACTTGAAAGAAGCCTTAGAAAAACTAAAACTCAACGATGCAGCCCTTTCCTATGAACCCGAAACTTCGAGTGCTATGGGGTTTGGTTTCCGTTGTGGGTTCTTGGGTTTACTGCACATGGAAATTGTCCAAGAGCGTTTGGAAAGGGAATATGACCTCGATTTAATTACCACTGCTCCCTCTGTGGTTTATCGAGTTACGACTATTGATGGGGAAGTATTTGAAATTGAAAATCCCAGTTTGCTACCCCCTCCCCAAAAACAGGAAAAGGTGGAAGAACCCTATGTTCAGGTGGAGATGATCACTCCAGAAACCTATGTGGGGACTTTGATGGAATTGTGTCAAGGTCGGCGCGGTATCTTCAAGGATATGCGCTACTTTACCCTATCCAGAACCGCCGTAATTTATGAGTTACCTTTAGCAGAAGTGGTGACAGACTTTTTTGATCAATTAAAGTCAAGAACCAGGGGTTATGCCAGTATGGAATATCATTTGATTGGCTATCGAGAAAATCCCTTAGTCAAATTAGAGATTCTGGTCAATGGGGACAGTGTGGATGCTTTGGCCATGATTGTTCATCGGGATAAGGCCTATTATGTAGGTCGTGCCTTGACAGAAAAGCTCAAAGAATTGATTCCTCGTCATCAATTTAAGGTTCCCATTCAAGCAGCCATTGGTGCCAAAATTATTGCTAGTGAACATATTCCCGCCTTACGAAAAGATGTCTTGGCCAAATGTTATGGTGGGGACATTTCCCGCAAGAAAAAACTACTGCAAAAACAAGCCAAAGGGAAAAAACGCATGAAAGCGATCGGGACAGTAGATGTTCCCCAAGAAGCCTTTATGGCAGTCCTGAAATTAGAACAACAATAA
- a CDS encoding VOC family protein — MGLAYTNAFVALAATNFEQVVQFYHQLLSQTPHPYQPGRYAEFQLVGLRLGIFQPKPTHQEEFSHSLGSGISLCLEVKNLEAAIALLIEMGYPPPGSINTASHGREIYGYDPAGNRLILHQSS; from the coding sequence ATGGGATTAGCTTACACTAATGCTTTTGTCGCTTTAGCTGCCACAAACTTTGAACAGGTGGTGCAGTTTTATCATCAACTTTTATCCCAAACCCCTCACCCTTATCAACCCGGCCGTTATGCAGAATTTCAGCTTGTGGGGTTACGGTTAGGGATTTTTCAGCCAAAACCCACTCATCAAGAGGAGTTTAGCCACTCATTAGGAAGTGGGATCAGTTTGTGTTTAGAAGTCAAGAATTTAGAAGCAGCGATCGCCTTATTAATAGAGATGGGTTATCCCCCACCTGGAAGCATCAATACAGCATCCCACGGCCGAGAAATTTATGGTTACGATCCGGCTGGCAACCGTTTGATTTTACATCAATCAAGTTAA
- a CDS encoding ATP-dependent zinc protease: MLKHKKKEQKSLLIIGWREWLDLPALGIAEIKAKIDTGARTSALHAFHVKSFEKDGKEMIRFQVHPYQKDSHNTVTAEAELLEWRHVTNSGGHQQLRPVIVTPVELAGQLWNIELTLTNRDVMGFRMLLGREAVKQRFLVDPGGSFLLSEAKTTKSRKQPHP; this comes from the coding sequence ATGCTAAAACACAAAAAAAAAGAACAGAAATCTTTACTAATTATTGGATGGCGCGAATGGTTAGATTTACCAGCATTAGGAATCGCAGAAATTAAAGCTAAAATAGATACAGGGGCTAGAACATCAGCTTTACACGCCTTTCATGTAAAATCATTTGAAAAAGATGGCAAAGAAATGATTCGGTTTCAAGTTCATCCCTACCAAAAAGATAGTCATAATACTGTCACTGCCGAAGCAGAATTATTAGAATGGAGGCACGTCACCAACTCTGGGGGACATCAACAATTACGCCCTGTTATTGTAACCCCTGTCGAATTAGCTGGACAACTGTGGAATATTGAATTAACCTTAACTAACCGTGATGTTATGGGGTTTCGGATGTTGTTAGGTAGAGAAGCAGTAAAACAACGATTTCTAGTCGATCCTGGGGGGTCTTTTTTATTATCTGAGGCAAAAACAACAAAAAGTAGAAAACAGCCCCATCCTTAA
- the map gene encoding type I methionyl aminopeptidase: protein MGETITLLSKREIEKMRRAGRLAAQLLEHLAPMVKPGVSTLELNDEAERWTQAHGAKSAPLGYHGFPKSICTSINHVICHGIPNEKQILQDGDIINIDVTPILDGYYGDTSKTFIVGTPSPLAKKLVEVTEKCLMQAIESVKPGGKIGDIGAAIQECAEPQGFSVVRDFVGHGISNVFHTAPQVPHYGTRGKGKRLRPGMVFTIEPMINEGTWEGIILDDGWTAITKDGKLSAQFEHTIAVTETGVEILTLLE from the coding sequence ATGGGAGAAACCATCACCCTATTATCTAAACGCGAAATTGAAAAAATGCGTCGGGCCGGACGTTTAGCAGCGCAGTTACTAGAACATTTGGCCCCCATGGTGAAACCTGGGGTAAGTACCTTAGAACTTAATGATGAGGCGGAAAGATGGACACAAGCTCATGGGGCAAAAAGCGCACCCCTAGGCTATCATGGCTTTCCTAAATCTATTTGCACTAGCATTAATCATGTCATTTGTCATGGCATTCCCAACGAAAAACAAATTCTTCAAGACGGGGATATTATTAACATTGATGTCACCCCAATTTTAGATGGTTATTATGGTGATACTTCCAAAACTTTTATCGTAGGAACCCCTTCCCCTCTGGCTAAAAAATTAGTAGAAGTGACAGAAAAATGTTTAATGCAAGCCATTGAAAGCGTTAAACCTGGGGGCAAAATTGGAGATATTGGGGCTGCTATCCAAGAATGTGCCGAACCTCAAGGCTTTTCAGTGGTGCGAGATTTTGTGGGCCATGGTATTAGTAATGTTTTTCATACGGCTCCTCAAGTTCCCCATTATGGTACCAGAGGAAAAGGGAAACGGTTACGGCCAGGTATGGTGTTTACGATTGAACCGATGATCAATGAAGGAACCTGGGAAGGGATTATTCTAGATGATGGTTGGACGGCTATTACCAAAGATGGTAAATTATCGGCACAGTTTGAACATACCATTGCCGTCACAGAAACGGGTGTGGAAATTCTAACCCTTTTAGAGTAA
- a CDS encoding response regulator translates to MSNDICHVLLIEDKLDNVELLENLFSAAQNCSLAQGLTFPVTCIPTLAEAIPSIKEQSFDVILLNLSLPDSQGFNTLIQLRTNFPNLPLIVETESQDESLVVRSFQLGADGYLQIKILDSNLLIYEIRLAIERQQYRGKIAQEEQKNRQNQEFADLDALVKSSSNTSITAKLFGNYPLQESLPDVFEELAQTYGNLLELAIEQRIFKVEYNLSEQLRTLGDKLGFLKASPRDAIEIHTKILKEKSQDVPVAKAQAYVAEGRLMIVELMGYLASFYRKYYIGLSNINISSKTDYP, encoded by the coding sequence ATGTCCAATGATATCTGTCATGTTTTGCTGATAGAAGATAAATTAGATAACGTTGAGTTGTTAGAAAATTTATTCTCCGCTGCTCAAAACTGTTCCTTAGCCCAAGGGTTAACCTTTCCTGTTACTTGTATCCCCACTTTAGCAGAAGCAATCCCTAGTATCAAGGAGCAAAGTTTTGATGTTATTCTTCTCAATTTGAGCTTACCAGATAGTCAAGGATTTAATACCTTGATCCAACTCAGGACAAATTTTCCGAATCTTCCTCTTATTGTCGAAACTGAGAGTCAGGATGAAAGTTTAGTCGTCCGCTCATTTCAGTTAGGGGCCGATGGTTATTTACAAATTAAAATCCTTGATAGTAACTTATTAATTTATGAAATTCGCTTAGCCATTGAACGACAACAGTATCGGGGTAAAATAGCCCAAGAAGAACAAAAAAATCGACAAAATCAAGAATTTGCCGATTTAGATGCCTTGGTTAAATCCAGTAGTAATACCAGTATTACCGCCAAATTATTTGGCAATTATCCCCTACAAGAAAGCTTACCAGATGTCTTTGAAGAACTTGCACAGACCTATGGTAATCTCTTAGAATTAGCCATAGAACAACGAATCTTTAAAGTTGAGTACAATCTGTCTGAACAACTGAGAACTTTGGGGGATAAATTAGGCTTTCTCAAAGCGAGTCCCAGAGATGCCATTGAAATTCATACCAAGATCTTAAAAGAAAAAAGTCAAGATGTCCCCGTAGCTAAAGCTCAAGCTTATGTAGCAGAAGGAAGACTAATGATTGTAGAATTAATGGGATATTTAGCTTCCTTTTATCGTAAATATTACATTGGCTTGAGTAATATAAATATATCGTCTAAAACAGACTATCCTTAA
- the gatC gene encoding Asp-tRNA(Asn)/Glu-tRNA(Gln) amidotransferase subunit GatC codes for MIDRQQVQKIAHLARLDITPQEEEQFATQLNSILEYFEQLSELDTENVQPTTRAIEVSNITRSDTLQLYVDREALLQEAPAQEGDFFRVPQILNTDED; via the coding sequence ATGATTGATCGTCAACAAGTTCAGAAAATTGCTCATCTAGCCCGTTTGGATATTACTCCCCAAGAAGAAGAACAGTTTGCTACCCAATTAAATAGTATTTTGGAATATTTCGAGCAATTGAGCGAATTAGATACGGAAAACGTCCAGCCAACCACTAGGGCAATTGAAGTCAGCAACATTACTCGTAGTGATACCTTACAACTTTATGTTGACCGAGAGGCTTTACTTCAAGAAGCACCGGCCCAAGAGGGAGATTTTTTCCGAGTTCCGCAAATTCTCAACACCGACGAAGACTAA
- a CDS encoding glutathione binding-like protein, which produces MIDLYYWTTPNGHKITIFLEEAQIEYRLNLINISKGEQFSPEFLKISPNNRIPAIVDHSPEDSGEPITVFESGAILQYLAQKKQKFLPTDIRGQVEVMQWLFWQMGGLGPMLGQNHHFSNYAPEKIPYAIERYVKETERLYGVLDQCLKDKKYIAGDYSIADMAVYPWIVPHQQQQQNLADFPHVKGWFETIKNRSAVQKAYAIAHELKTEATVTSESSKILFGQGRRTSLD; this is translated from the coding sequence ATGATTGACCTTTACTATTGGACAACCCCCAACGGCCATAAAATTACCATCTTTCTCGAAGAAGCTCAGATAGAATATAGGCTCAATTTGATTAATATTAGCAAAGGAGAGCAATTTTCCCCTGAGTTTCTCAAAATTTCCCCTAATAATCGTATCCCTGCTATTGTTGATCACTCTCCCGAAGACTCAGGAGAACCCATTACTGTGTTTGAATCAGGGGCAATTTTGCAGTATTTAGCGCAAAAAAAACAGAAATTCTTACCTACAGACATCCGGGGACAAGTTGAAGTGATGCAATGGTTATTTTGGCAAATGGGGGGATTAGGGCCGATGTTAGGGCAAAATCATCATTTTAGTAACTATGCCCCTGAAAAAATTCCCTATGCCATTGAGAGATATGTCAAAGAAACAGAACGTCTTTATGGTGTTCTTGATCAATGCCTCAAGGACAAAAAATATATTGCAGGAGATTACTCAATTGCAGACATGGCAGTCTATCCCTGGATTGTGCCTCATCAACAACAACAACAAAACTTGGCAGATTTTCCCCATGTTAAGGGATGGTTTGAAACCATAAAAAATCGTTCAGCAGTACAAAAGGCTTATGCGATCGCCCATGAACTTAAAACAGAAGCCACCGTTACATCAGAGTCTAGCAAAATTTTGTTTGGCCAAGGGCGGCGAACCTCTCTTGATTGA
- a CDS encoding HindVP family restriction endonuclease, giving the protein MGNIKPGLFGIDHSNRDFTKSISWGKNQFNSSFPAALACYMSQKNLDPVYLKVDNQLEIYHDKISVSSILGLDYTSPNLFFAFERDYIPYQDIVIGNLPRIDLVTIDMSQQNLCLRGIEIKLTALPDNTTCELSENQYGSEIVVRPPTIVYLAVSIAKTYQQNRSILLSYLDPICSQIQDWTSPRLVLSIINELDELTQPRIKRDEISNIILGGGQKLLSPERRFDAIILNTPNLFD; this is encoded by the coding sequence ATGGGAAATATAAAGCCAGGTTTGTTCGGAATTGATCACTCTAATAGAGATTTTACTAAAAGTATAAGTTGGGGTAAAAACCAATTTAATAGTTCTTTTCCTGCTGCTTTAGCTTGCTACATGAGTCAAAAAAATTTAGACCCAGTTTACTTAAAAGTTGATAATCAGTTAGAGATTTATCATGATAAAATTTCCGTTTCTTCAATTTTAGGTTTGGATTATACTTCTCCTAACTTGTTTTTTGCGTTTGAAAGAGATTATATACCTTATCAAGATATCGTTATCGGTAATCTACCAAGGATTGATTTAGTCACCATTGATATGTCACAGCAAAATCTATGTTTAAGAGGAATAGAAATTAAGTTAACTGCTTTACCAGATAATACAACTTGTGAGTTGTCAGAAAATCAATATGGAAGTGAAATTGTTGTCAGACCACCAACCATAGTATATTTGGCAGTTAGTATTGCTAAAACTTATCAACAAAACAGATCAATATTACTATCTTATCTCGACCCAATTTGTAGTCAAATTCAAGATTGGACATCGCCTCGTCTGGTTCTTTCTATTATAAATGAATTAGATGAATTAACTCAACCAAGAATTAAACGAGATGAAATTAGTAATATAATTTTAGGAGGAGGTCAAAAGTTATTAAGTCCAGAAAGAAGATTTGATGCAATTATTCTTAATACACCTAATCTTTTTGATTAA
- the hisF gene encoding imidazole glycerol phosphate synthase subunit HisF, producing the protein MLAKRILPCLDVNAGRVVKGINFVDLQDAGDPVELAKAYNDAGADELVFLDITATHEQRDTIIDVVYRTAEVVFIPLTVGGGISSLEHIKHLLRAGADKISINSSAVRDPDFINRASDRFGKQCIVVAIDARRRNDPNNPGWDVYVRGGRENTGIDAIKWAQEVEKRGAGELLITSMDADGTQSGYDLALTRTIAELVEIPVIASGGAGNCHHLYEALTEGKAEAALLASLLHYGQLTIAEVKQYLSDRQIPVRPNPELVYKKG; encoded by the coding sequence ATGTTAGCAAAAAGAATTTTACCCTGTTTAGATGTTAATGCAGGCCGGGTGGTCAAAGGGATTAATTTTGTTGATCTTCAAGATGCCGGTGATCCCGTAGAACTGGCTAAGGCTTATAATGATGCGGGAGCCGATGAATTAGTCTTTCTCGATATCACCGCCACCCATGAGCAACGAGATACTATCATTGATGTGGTTTATCGTACCGCCGAAGTGGTATTTATTCCCTTGACGGTGGGGGGAGGGATCTCTTCCTTAGAACATATTAAACATTTGTTACGAGCAGGGGCTGATAAAATCAGTATTAACTCATCTGCCGTCAGAGATCCGGATTTTATTAATCGGGCCAGCGATCGCTTTGGTAAACAGTGTATTGTTGTAGCCATTGATGCCAGACGGCGTAACGATCCTAATAATCCTGGTTGGGATGTCTATGTCAGGGGAGGAAGGGAAAATACAGGCATTGATGCCATTAAATGGGCCCAAGAAGTCGAAAAACGGGGGGCCGGGGAGTTATTAATCACCAGTATGGACGCAGATGGAACCCAGTCCGGTTATGATTTAGCCTTAACCCGCACTATCGCTGAACTGGTGGAAATTCCTGTTATTGCCTCAGGGGGGGCCGGAAACTGTCACCATTTATATGAAGCGTTAACGGAAGGTAAAGCTGAAGCCGCTTTATTAGCCTCTTTGTTACATTATGGGCAATTAACCATTGCAGAAGTGAAACAGTATTTAAGCGATCGCCAGATTCCTGTGCGTCCCAACCCTGAACTCGTCTATAAAAAAGGTTAA